In the Malaya genurostris strain Urasoe2022 chromosome 1, Malgen_1.1, whole genome shotgun sequence genome, one interval contains:
- the LOC131425986 gene encoding uncharacterized protein LOC131425986, with protein MDPLMCRLCLTPNSGTVALYNQRTMEPNILLIQKVVECTSIKLNVTDDYPSSVCSDCIQKLNEWSTFKIQCIVNNDFYRKKQAELRKHMININQQATEVVCLDDDSDDELPHAKEPPSKKPKVEEGILVADDDERDACGKGQLVANHGSVNPMFYGEDCGQPGMDPYDQDDASLDDYELVEGQEIEQYPLEQQYSMDSTAILSSILLDDEDSSGSLQEAEPGLYEKDLYGCNYCKRRYSSERKLRTHEKLHAENRMKCPVCGKWIVLQLVRHLRSQHPGQVFPEPVRCWHSKCVHSPVLYRDVEELLAHMDTKRRK; from the exons ATGGATCCGTTAATGTGTCGCCTCTGTCTTACGCCGAATTCCGGTACGGTTGCCCTGTACAACCAACGCACAATGGAACCGAACATCCTGCTCATTCAGAAGGTGGTCGAGTGTACCTCCATTAAG TTAAACGTAACAGACGACTACCCGTCGTCGGTTTGTTCGGATTGCATTCAGAAACTAAACGAGTGGTCCACGTTCAAAATTCAATGTATCGTCAACAATGATTTTTATCGGAAGAAACAGGCCGAATTGCGAAAACACATGATTAATATTAATCAACAAGCAACGGAAGTCGTCTGTTTGGATGACGATAGCGACGATGAGCTGCCACATGCAAAGGAACCGCCTTCCAAAAAACCTAAGGTCGAGGAAGGCATTCTGGTCGCCGATGACGATGAGAGAGATGCTTGTGGAAAGGGTCAACTCGTTGCCAATCATGGATCTGTCAATCCTATGTTCTACGGAGAAGATTGCGGTCAACCGGGTATGGACCCGTATGACCAGGATGATGCATCACTGGATGACTACGAACTCGTTGAAGGGCAAGAAATAGAGCAATATCCACTGGAACAGCAGTATTCGATGGACAGTACTGCGATTCTTTCTTCGATTCTACTGGACGATGAAGATAGCAGTGGTTCCCTGCAGGAGGCCGAGCCGGGTCTGTACGAGAAAGATCTTTATGGGTGCAACTATTGCAAACGACGCTATTCCTCCGAACGGAAGCTAAGGACACACGAGAAGTTACACGCCGAAAACCGTATGAAATGTCCCGTGTGCGGAAAATGGATCGTACTGCAGCTGGTGCGCCATCTGCGGTCACAACACCCGGGACAAGTTTTCCCGGAACCGGTACGCTGCTGGCACAGTAAATGCGTCCACTCGCCTGTCCTGTATCGCGACGTCGAAGAACTGCTGGCACATATGGACACTAAACGGCGGAAGTAG